The Sulfurimonas sp. genome includes the window CTATCTACTTTAAAGCAACAGGAAGCGGTGGACAAAGTTTTGGTGCTTTTGTAACTAAAGGGATTACCTTTGAAATAGAAGGTGATGCAAATGATTACTACGGAAAAGGATTGTGTGGTGGTAAACTTATTTTATATCCACCATTAAACGCTATTTATGAAGCAAATGAAAATGTTATTTTAGGAAATGTTGCCTTTTATGGTGCTACAAGTGGAGAGTCATACATATATGGTCTAGCAGGTGAGCGTTTTTGTGTTCGTAACTCTGGAGCAAATGTTGTTGTTGGAGCTATTGGTGACCATGGTTGTGAGTATATGACTGGTGGTAGAGTTGTTATACTTGGTGAAATTGGAAAGAATTTTGCTGCTGGAATGAGCGGTGGTATAGCCTATATATATGATAAGAACAAAACTGCTAAAGGTCGCATAAATCAAGGAAGTGTTGATTTAGACAGTATAGACAATGATACTGATGAAAAAGAATTAAAAAGTATGATAGAAAACTATATAACTTATACAAATTCTAAAGAGGCAAAAGAGATTTTAGCAAACTGGGAAGAGGCAAAAAATACATTTATAAAAGTTATGCCAGTTGATTATAAACGAGTTTTAAAAGAACAGGCTCAAAAAATGAGAGAGGTGTAAGATGGGAAAAATTACAGGATTTAAAGAGTATAAGCGTCAAAATTTTTCTATTGCACCAGTAGAGGAACGCATAAAGCATAACAATGAATTTGTAATTCCTGCGAATAAAAATGCAATGGAGATTCAAGGTGCTAGATGCATGGACTGTGGTGTTCCTTTTTGTCATAGTAATTATGGTTGTCCAGTCGGTAATAATATACCTCAATTTAATGATCACATATATAAAAACAAATGGGAAAATGCATTTCGTACACTGATGAGTACAAATAATTTTCCAGAATTTACGGGAAGAGTATGCCCTGCTCCATGTGAGACTGCTTGTGTTCTTGGTTTAAATAATGACGCAGTTACAATAAAGGGCATCGAGTATTCAATAATTGAGATGGCTTACAAAAAAGGCTGGATGAAACCACAAGTACCAAAAATCAGAAGTGGCAAAAAAGTTGCAGTTGTTGGTTCTGGTCCAGCTGGTCTTAGTGTTGCAAGTCAGCTTAACAAAGCGGGACATGAAGTTACTATATATGAAAGAGATAAACGCATCGGCGGTTTAGTTCGTTATGGTATTCCAAACTATAAACTTGACAAGAAAAAAGTAGTTCAACGCAGAATTGATATGATGGTTGAAGAAGGCATAAAATTTGTTACAAATGCGCATATTGGTATAGATATACCACTGAAAAAACTTCAAGATGAATATGACTCTGTTGTACTATGTGGTGGAGCGTCTTTACCAAGAGACTTACCAATAGACAATAGAGATGCTAAAGGTATTCATTTTGCAATGGAATTTTTAGCACAGTGTAACTCACGCATAGAGGGTGAAAATATTCCTAAAGAAAAAGAGATTTTAGCAACTGATAAACATATTGTTGTTATTGGTGGAGGAGATACAGGAAGTGACTGCGTTGGAAACTCTATAAGACAAGGAGCAGCATCTATCACCCAGATAGAACTAATGCCAAAAGCACCACTAGAGAGAACAGATGCTATGCCATGGCCAACATATCCAAGAGTGTTTAAACTATCAACTTCTCAACAAGAGGGTTGTGATATGGACTTTAACATACTTTCAAAATCATTTATCAAAGATGAAAATGGAAATGTAAAAGGTCTAAACTGTGTAAAAATTGAGTGGGGAGATAAAGGATTTAGTGAAATAAAAGGAACTGAATTTACTTTAAAAGCTGACTTAATTTTCTTAGCTATGGGCTTTATGGGACCTGAGCAAACAGGTATGATAGAAGAGTTAAAACTTGACACAGATGCTAGAAGTAATATAGAGACAAACAACTACAAAACTTCTGTTGAAGGCGTTTTTAGTGCTGGAGATATGAGAAGAGGTCAATCACTTGTAGTTTGGGCAATTTATGAAGGTAGAGAGTGTGCCATAGCAGTTGATGAATTTTTATCAAACAAAAAAACTATGCTAAACGCTAGAAGTAAATCTTTATACGAGAACTGATTTTCAAGACAATGTCATATAACATCTAAACACTTTATAGTAGTTATTATTTATTAGATTTAAGGTTCTTTTGTATAGAATATGTTTAAATAAATAGTTATGTTACGATTAAATAACAAAAGGAATATACACATTGAGAAAACAATACAAATTATTAGTTGCTAGTATTATAACAATGATGGCAATTACAGGATGTTCACATAAAATATCTATAAATCCTTCATTAGAAAAAATACGAGAGACAACAGTTGAAAATAAACTTGACATTAATGTCGGTTATTATATATCTAAGCATAATAAAAAGTTAAAAGTAACAACTCCAGGAGGTGGGGGAGATAAAGTTGAATATATGCCATATAAAGATACCGAAAGTGCTTTAAATACAATTTTGTCAAAAGTTTTCAATAGAGTATACTCGTTAAAGTCATTTAACGATAAAGAATATATTGAATCAAAAAGTATAAAATATATTTTTACACCAAAAATCAAAACAAACTCTTCATCTGACAGTGCCTTTACATGGCCACCAACAAAATTTACTGTGGCATTAACATGTGAAGCTGTTAATTTGAATGGAAGTAAAGTATGGGAAGAAACTACTTATGAAGAAGGAAATGCTGAGTTTGATGAATTTAAAGAAAATTTTTCATTATCTGCTCAAAGAGCTACAGAGAAAGCATTTCAAAGTATGCTAAATAAATTAAAAAAATCAGATTCATTCAAATAAGGAAAAATATGAGATACTTCAAACTTACACTATTAGCATTATTATTAGTTTTAACAACAGGTTGTTCAATGAAAGGTCATAAGTTTAATCCTGATTTTAATTCAATTAATGAATTAAAAGATACTAACTTAAAGTCTATGACAATACAAAAAAATAAGTTTAAAAAAGAAAAAGATGAGTCAATTGGTCTAAGAGCAATGAATATGACATCTCCTTACGGAGGTTCTTTTTCAAAATATTTAGAAATTTCATTAGAAGAACAGTTAAAGCAAGCATCAATATATGACACAAAATCTGATATTAAAATTTCTACTGTATTATTGAAAAATGATGTTTCTATCTCCAGTTTTAGTATTGGAGAAGCTGACTTATCGGCCAACTTTATAGTTATGAATAAAGATAGAAAAGTTTATGAAAAAGAGCATTCTATACATCACGAATGGGATTCATCATTTATTGGACAAATAGCTATCAAAAATGCTATCGAAAACTATCCTGTTGCGATGCAAAAATTGATAGATAGTTTTTTATTAGACAAAGAATTGATTGAAGTAGCCAAGTAAGAAAAGCATAACAAAAACAAGAGACAATGAAAAAAAATAGTCTCATTATCTAATGTTGTTTGGGCAATTTACGAAGGCAGAGAGTGTGCCATAGCAGTTGATGAATTTTTATCAAACAAAAAAACTATGCTAAACGCTAGAAGTAAATCTTTATATGAGAAATGATTTTTAAAATAAACTTAGGTTACATCTCATGGGAGATGTGACGAGAGAATCAATTCTTTTAACTTCCATAAATACCATTTCACTTAATATTATAGATAGCATCTAAGCACTTTATTGTAATTGAACCCTCTGAACAAGTCAGCTGATTCTTATTTATCTTGATATTCTAACATTTTAAAAATTCACTTTCAATTTTGAGATGAATTTTTGAGTATATTTTCTATATTTTTACTAATATATGCAATATTAGTCTCTCTTCTTGTCGTTTTATATCAGTTTATTGCTCTTACCAGTGCAGGTGTCCGTCTCAGATTATAACAAGCAGCCAACATAAAAAAGTGTTGTTGATTTTTCTCTATTCCAAGATATTTAGTTTCTCTAAATTTCATATGATGCTTGATAAATGCAAATGGCAGTTCTACTAAACATCTTATCTTTGAGAACCTTGTATTATTTCTTGATTGTTTAGGTCTTAATTTAGATTGACCTCTTACTCTTCTTTCGACTATACCAGCAAATATACCTTTTGCTCTTAAAGTTATCTTCCTTGCTTTTTGTATATAGCCGCTATCTGCAAAGATAGCTTTATCTTCATCTTGAGTAAGTTCATCGAATTGAGTACTATCATGAGTTGATGCAGTTGTAGCTATTACTTTTTTGATGATACCGTTTGTATCAGTTGCTATATGCATCTTTAATCCATGATGTTTACGACCTCTTTTTGAAGTATAGGTTGCATCAGAATCATGGGCTTTATTTGAAATAACTTTACCCTTGTCATCTTTTTTTCTCTTTGGTTCGCTTGAGTGGATGAGAGTAGCGTCTATAAGAGTTCCCTCATTGAGTATAAGTCTTTTAGATTCCATCATCTTTTTTACTTCTTCAAATATATCACCAAGTATCTCTTCTTTGATAAGCTTGTTTCTAAATTTACAAATAGTTGTTTCATCTGGAATAGTATCTTCATCTCTTATATCAAGAAACTTTCTGAAGCTTATACGGTCATGTATAAGCTCTTCGGTCATTGGGTCTGACAATCCATACCAGTTTTGTAAAAAAAGTGAGCCTACTAATATCTTTGATGGAATAGATGGTCTTCCTGTCTTACCTTTGTTGGGTTTGTATACATTTTTCTCTATAAGTATCTTCTCAATAGCTTCAAATGGAATAATCTCTTTCATCTCATTTAAAAACTTCATACTCTTCTTACCACCTTGGTATTTCATGGCATGGTCAAAAAAACTTAGTTGCATATTTATCCCTCAAACTTGGCTTCTTAGTATATTTATTTTAGCTAATTCTTGGTTTGAGGGAGGTTAAGTTAAATTGCTTGATTGTTCAGAGGGTTCAATTGTTATTCGTTAGATTTAAGGTTCTTTTATATAGAATGTGTTTGATTAAATAGCTGTTTTGATGTTAAAATATAATTCCATCACACAGCAAATATTAAAATAAGGATTTACATGTTTTTCAAAAGTATATATACGATATCTGCTATTTCAATTTTATTTTCTGGTTGTGCAACTATGCAAAAAACAGAAACACATAAAATTCCAATAAAAAATGAATTCCAGATAAGTGAAACTCTAAAAGTCAAAGAAAATATTCCTTCTGGATTAAAAAGAAAAGTTACAATAGGTAGATTTACAAATGAAACTAAATATGGTCAAAGTTTTTTTATTGATAAAAATAACGATAAAATTGGAAAACAGGCAATGGATATTTTATCTGCAAAACTATTTCAATCAGGAAGATTTATCATGTTAGAGCGTGCAGATTTATCAAAAATAGAAAAAGAGCTTAGCATGGGCAATCATGCTAAACTTGACAACTCTGCTGATTACTTGATTTTAGGTTCTATTACAGAGTTTGGACGCAAAGAAACAAGTGATGTAGGAATATTTAGTCGTGTTAAAAAACAAGAAGCATTTGCAAAAGTACATATTAGAATAGTAGATGTTAGTACGGGCTTAATTATTTATTCTGAAGAAGGGAAAGGTACATCTTTTAGTGAAGCAGGAACAGTAATGGGTGTTGGTGGCAAGGCTGGATATAACGGTCAATTAAATGATAAAGCGATTGATGCAGCAATATCAGATTTAACTTCTAATATAATTGAAAACATGCTTGACAAACCATGGAAAGGATACATTCTTGGATATGAGGATGGAAGCTTAATCGTATCAGGTGGGAAAAGTCAAAATATCAAAATTGGCGATAAATTTGATATTTACAAAGAAGGAAAAAAAGTTAAAAATCCTCAAACAAATATGATGATGAGCCTTCCTGGTAAAAAGATAGCAACAATCGAAATAGAAGCTACAATAGGTGATACACTCGATACAGAAGTTTCCTTGGCTACTATTGTAACTGGTAATTTAAAGGCATATATAGAAAGTAATAATTACTCTAAATTATATATTCAGATAGGAGTTAAATAATGAGAAAAATAATATTAACAATAGGCTTAATTGCTTCAATATTTTTATCCGGATGTGGATACAAAGAAGGAGTAGCAACTGCTACTAAAAAATCTTATTTATATTTTACTGGCAATATAAACGATACCATGATTTCAGTAGACAATGGAGATAAGTTTAGTGTACAAGCTGGTAAAAACTACAAATACTCAGTTAAACCAGGCAAACATCTAGTTGAAATATATAGAAATAATATACTAATCATTAAAAGAAATATTTTTATTAGTGATGGTATTTCCAAAGAAATTGAGGTGCAATAAAAATGAAAAACAATAAAATAATAGGCTTATTAACAATAGTATCTATTGGATTTATAATATCTGGTTGTGGTCAACCAAAGCCTTTATATACATATGGAAACTATAGCTCAAGTTATTATGAATCCAAGAAAGATGTTGATACTGATACGGCTTTGGAACTTCAAAAATCAATAGAATATGCTATTGAAAATGCAAATGAAAGCCGTTCTGGTAGAGTTGCTCCAGGAATGTATGCGAATCTAGGTTATATATATCTCAAAGGTGGTAAAACTGATAAAGCTATAGAAAATTTTAATAAAGAAAAATCTATATATCCAGAGTCAGCTCACTTCATGGATAGAATGATTAAAAAAATAGAATTAGCAGAAGGAAAAACAGATAATGAAAAATAAACTTACAATACTATTAACTTCTATAGTGTCTATATTGATTTTTACTGGATGTGGAGCTACATATGTCACAAAAGGAACAGAATTTCCTAAAATGTATGAGCAACAACCTCGCTCAATACTTATATTACCGCCAATGAATGAAAGCACAGATGCTGAAGCTAAAGATTATTATATGACAACAACAGAAATGCCTTTTGCTTTAATGGGTTACTATACATTTCCAACAGAAATGGTTAGTGATATTATGAAGCAAGAGGGTGTTTATGACACTGAGATTTTATATAATATGCCTCTTGATAAATACTACGAATATTTTGGTGCTGATACAGTTTTGTTTACGAGGATTAAAAAATGGGATGTTTCATATATGATACTTGCTTCAAACTTAACTATATCAATAGAAGCTAAAATCATGTCAACTAAGACATCTGAAGAGTTATGGAAATATACTGGTACAGTTGTTGTAGACTTAAGTGGTGGAGATACAGGTGGAGGAATTGTTGGCTTAATAACAAAAGCAATTTTATCAGCTGTAAATACAGCAACTGCTGATTATGTACAACATGCACATACTGCGAATAGAAGAATAATTTATACTCTTCCTGCTGGTCCATATAATGAAATGCACATGAAAGATCAAAGTGTTCAATTAATTGATCAAACTCCAGGAAAATGAAATATTTCAATATCAACAATATAAGAGATAAGGGGTAAGGTACCAAATTCAAGAGTGGAGTTTAGCCCCGCCGTTAACTCTAAATTAGTATTCCCAAACTTGACAAAGAAAGAAATAAAAAGACAATTTATAAGTTTTGACTTAGCGATGTTTGAAGTTGTCTATATTCAATAAATTGATACATTAAGTATTTTGTGATAAAATCATTAAAATATTTTATAACATTGGAGAAACAATGGATTTACAAACAAAAGCACTACATGCTGGATATGAAAAAGACTCTCAAGGAACTATGGCAGTTCCTATTTATATGACGACTGCGTATGAGTTTCGTGATGTTGAGCACGCTGCAAATTTATTTGCACTTAAAGAATTAGGTAACATTTACACTCGTTTAAATAATCCTACAACAGATGTTTTTGAAAAAAGATTTGCTGAGTTAGAAGGTGGAGAAGCTGCTATTGCTACAGCAAGTGGCATGAGTGCTATTTTTTACGCTATTGCTAACTCTGCTGAGGCTGGTGATAATATTGTATGCGCTAGACAACTTTATGGTGGAAGTCTTACACTGAATTCTCATACTCTTAAACGCTTTGGAATTGAATCAAGATTTTTTGATGTTCAAAATCCAAGTGAGATAGAAGCACTCATAGACGACAAAACAAAAGTTATCTTTTTTGAGTCTTTAACAAATCCTAGTATTGATGTTGCTGACATTGAGGCGATTACTACTATCGCTAACAAACATGGCATACTTACTGTAGTTGACAATACTGTAGCCACTCCTGTTTTATGCCGTCCTTTTGAGTTTGGAGCAGATATATCTGTTCACTCTACATCTAAGTACACAACAGGTCAAGGTCTTGCTATTGGTGGTATTTTAGTTGAGAGAAAAGGTCTTTTAGAAAAACTAAAAGCAAATCCAAGATACCCTCAGTTTAATGAGCCAGACCCTTCTTACCATGGGTTGGTGTATGTAGATGTACCTCTTCCTGCTTTTACTTTAAGAACTCGGCTTTCGCTTCTTAGAGATATTGGTGCAGTTCCATCTCCCTTTAACTCTTGGTTATTTATTCAAGGAACAGAAACACTATCTCTTCGCATGAAGGAGCATTCGGCAAATGCTTTAGCACTAGCCGAATTTTTAGAAGCACATCCAAAAGTAAATAAAGTAAATTATCCTGGTTTAAAAAGTAACTCAAACTATGCCAATGCTCAAAAACACTTTGACAATGGAGCTTGTAGTGGACTTTTAAGTTTTGAAGTTGACTCTTTAGAAATAGCTACTAAAATCGTAGATGCTACTGAACTTTACTCTTTAGTTGTAAATATTGGTGATTCAAAATCAATCATTACGCACCCTGCATCTACAACTCATCAACAGTTAAATGAAGAAGAATTAAAAGCTTGTGGTGTTCCTTCTGGACTTATCAGAATTTCAGCTGGATTAGAATCAATAAAAGATTTAATCGCAGACATTAAACAAGCTTTAGAGGCATAAAAAGTAGTATTAAGTCATTTTCGCTAAAATGTTACTATTATTTTACGGAGAACTGCAAACTTGCCTTTAAACTTACAAATACATACAGAGCATTTTACAAACCCTCTCTATTTAGAGAGTGGTCGTATTTTAGAACCTTATGATATTGTTTATGAAACATACGGTGAAATAAATGACGATAAAAGCAATGTGGTTGTAGTTTGTCATGCACTTACAGGTTCTCACCATGCAGCTGGCATCTATGAAAATGAAACTAAAGCTGGTTGGTGGGATGGTTTTATCGGTTCTGGCAAAGCAATAGACACAGATAAGTACTTTGTAATTTGCTCAAATGTCATAGGTAGTTGCTTTGGTTCAACAGGTCCTATGAGTATGCAACACCCTCAGCACGAACACTATCGCTACAAATTTCCAGTTGTTACTATAAAAGATATGGTAAAAGCTCAACGCATACTTTTTGACAGACTTGATATTCATAGAGTTCACGCAGTTGTAGGTGGCTCTATGGGAGGGATGCAAGCTCTCGCTTTTGCAGTTCACTATCCTAACTTTTCAAATAAAATCATCGCTTTAGCCGCAACTCACGCAACACAACCTTGGGCAATAGCCTTTAACAAGGTAGCTCAAGAATCTATCTTAAAAGACCCTGATTTTAAACAAGGCTACTATGACCCTGAAGTTATAAAAGAGCAAGGCTTATCAGGTATGGCTGTTGGTCGTATGGCTGGTCATATTAGTTTTTTATCCCCTGAGTCTATGGCTACTAAGTTTGGTCGTGAGTATAAAAGAACAGATGGACTTTATGAACTTTTTGGAAAGTTTCAAGTTGAGTCTTATTTAGAGTACAATGGTTACAATTTTACAAAATGGTTTGACCCTTTAGCATATCTTTACATAACTAAAGCTATTAATATCTTTGATTTAGCAAGAGGTTTTGACTCACTTGAAGAGGCTCTTAAAAAAGTAACTTCAAGTATGCATCTGATTAGCTTTAGAGATGATTTACTTTTTAAAAATATAGAGATGAAAAAAATTGCTGATACTTTAAGTGAGATTGGTAACAACAACTATAACTATATTGACATAGATAGCGGTTATGGTCATGACGCTTTTTTAGTAGAGTTAGAAAAATTTGAAAAATATGTAAAGGATGCATTAGATGGCTAAAACACCAGATTTTGAAACAAAACTAACAAGTGCTAAAAAGACATTGGAAAACTTGATGAAACCTGATATTACTTTGCAAAATAGTGTAAAAGAATATGAAAAAGGAATCAAAGAGTTAAATGATGCTCAAAAAATTCTCGAAACAGCTGTCATAAAAATTAACGAAATAAAGAATAACTAATGCGTTGTGCTGTACTACAACTTAGCGCTCAAGGCATGAGTAGTACAAAACTTTACAATTACATAAGAATTGCTCATACAAAAAATGTAAAAGTTCTTCTGCTTGGTGAGTACATATTAAACCCTTTTTTCAAAGAGTTACAAAATATGTCAATTTCTATGATAAAAGAACAAGCCGAGCACCAGATTAAAATACTTAAAGAACTATCTTCTACTTACAATATGACAATCGTTGCACCTTTAGTTATTGTAAAGAAGAAAAAAGTTTATAAAACAGTTGCTAAGTTTGCTCCATCATCTACTGCTTACTATCAACAACAAATCCTTATAAACTACTCACATTGGAATGAGGAAAAATTCTTTTCAAACAGTATCGATGTTATTAAATCACCGCTAGTTTTTAAAGTTGATGGCTTTAAGTTTGCGATTATCAGCGGTTTTGAGATTCATTTTGATGAAATATTTGCACAAATTTCACAAAAAAATGTAGATGCTATCTTACTCCCAAGCATATCTACTTTTGACTCTTTTGAGAGATGGAAAACTCTTATACTTTCTCGTGCTTTTACAAATAACTGCTACATTCTTAGAGCAAACCGAATAGGTGAATATACCCAAGAAGAATTTTCATGGAAATTTTATGGAGACTCCATACTAGCATCTCCAAATGGAGAGTTATTATCTCATCTTGGAAACAAGGAAGAACTAATGTTAGTAGAGATGTCTCACAGTGAAGTAGTTCAAACAAGACGGACATGGGGATTCAAAGATATAATAAAAAGGAGAGAATCATGAAAAAAATATTTAAAATTTCACTTATATTAGTTGTAATACTAGCTACTTTTTATGTATATCATGTACATTTTGACTACCGTTTTGAAGTGATTAGCAAAGACAAGGTTTATAAATCAGGTCTAATAAAACCTGAGAAACTTGAAGGCTATCTTGTAAAATATAATATTAAAACTGTTATAGACTTAATGGACCCTGGTGTTCAAGATGCACTTAATCCAGCAAAACAAAAAAATATAGATGAAGAAGATAATGCTATTAATCAGATAAATCAAAAGAACAATCTAAACATAAAACATGTAAATATACCATCAGGACAAGTACCAAATAAAAAGACTCTTACTAAGTTTTTTGAAGTTCTTGATAACAAAGACAACTATCCAATTTTAATACACTGCTATCATGGAACAGGGAGAGCACAAATATATAGTGCCCTTTATAGAGTAGAGTATGAAAATTGGAATACTGAAGATGCGAGACAAAAGACAAGATTTATGGTTGAGGGATTTGGATATAGAAGTAGTTTCTCAAAAGGAAAAGTAAAAGGTGACTTTCTTATAGAATATAAACCTAGAAAAGAAGGCATACTTAGTACTATAAACACACTCCAAAAATAGTGTGTTTAACCTTTTTGTGCTATAATTTTTTTTTAATAAAGGCTCAATAATGATGAAATATTTCCATCGCCAGATACAACTTTGGGGCGAAGAAACACAACAAAATTTACAAACAAAAAAGATAGCAGTTATTGGCTCAGGTGGTCTTGGAAGTTCTTTAGCATTTGCACTTGGAGCTAGTGGTATTGGCGAAATTCATATGGTTGACTTTGATGAAGTTTCTTTGCACAATATCCATAGACAAATAGCTTTTAAAGTTGGTGATGAAGGCAAAAATAAAGCTACAATCAATGCAAAAATCATAGAAGAAAGATGCCCCTATGTGAAGGCTATCGCTCATGAGTGTAACTTTGAAGAGTGGAGCAAAAAAAATATAGAAGTAGATTTAATCATAGATGCTACAGATAATCTTCCAACTCGCGGGGATATAAACGCCTATGCAAAAAGTATAAATATGCCTTGGTTGTATGGAAGTGTTGAGGCTTTTCATGGGCAAGTTTGTTTCATAGATAAGTCTTCTTTTACGGATGCCTTTAAAATCATCAAAAAAACTCCAGCAGGAATCGCAGCACCAATAGTTATGCACATAGCATCTCTACAAGCAAACTTAGCACTTAGATTTCTAGCAGGTCTTAGCGTTAAAAAAGACACACTTTACTATCTTTTTTTTAACCAAGATGGTGAGTTAATAACTCAAAAATTCACACTTCCTAAAGCTTAGAAATATAGTCCGAAAGAGCTTTGATTTGCTCATCATCTAGCTTAGATACTTGACCTTTCATAATGCTCTTCATAGCTCCGCCATAAGTTCCATCTTTATATCCATTTAGTGAGTTTGTAACCTTAGATGCCATCCATCCTTGAATCAATTTTGATTTTCCTAGAGCAGGTTTATCACCTTTCGCCCCATGACAAGC containing:
- a CDS encoding glutamate synthase subunit beta, which encodes MGKITGFKEYKRQNFSIAPVEERIKHNNEFVIPANKNAMEIQGARCMDCGVPFCHSNYGCPVGNNIPQFNDHIYKNKWENAFRTLMSTNNFPEFTGRVCPAPCETACVLGLNNDAVTIKGIEYSIIEMAYKKGWMKPQVPKIRSGKKVAVVGSGPAGLSVASQLNKAGHEVTIYERDKRIGGLVRYGIPNYKLDKKKVVQRRIDMMVEEGIKFVTNAHIGIDIPLKKLQDEYDSVVLCGGASLPRDLPIDNRDAKGIHFAMEFLAQCNSRIEGENIPKEKEILATDKHIVVIGGGDTGSDCVGNSIRQGAASITQIELMPKAPLERTDAMPWPTYPRVFKLSTSQQEGCDMDFNILSKSFIKDENGNVKGLNCVKIEWGDKGFSEIKGTEFTLKADLIFLAMGFMGPEQTGMIEELKLDTDARSNIETNNYKTSVEGVFSAGDMRRGQSLVVWAIYEGRECAIAVDEFLSNKKTMLNARSKSLYEN
- a CDS encoding IS5 family transposase → MQLSFFDHAMKYQGGKKSMKFLNEMKEIIPFEAIEKILIEKNVYKPNKGKTGRPSIPSKILVGSLFLQNWYGLSDPMTEELIHDRISFRKFLDIRDEDTIPDETTICKFRNKLIKEEILGDIFEEVKKMMESKRLILNEGTLIDATLIHSSEPKRKKDDKGKVISNKAHDSDATYTSKRGRKHHGLKMHIATDTNGIIKKVIATTASTHDSTQFDELTQDEDKAIFADSGYIQKARKITLRAKGIFAGIVERRVRGQSKLRPKQSRNNTRFSKIRCLVELPFAFIKHHMKFRETKYLGIEKNQQHFFMLAACYNLRRTPALVRAIN
- a CDS encoding CsgG/HfaB family protein, yielding MFFKSIYTISAISILFSGCATMQKTETHKIPIKNEFQISETLKVKENIPSGLKRKVTIGRFTNETKYGQSFFIDKNNDKIGKQAMDILSAKLFQSGRFIMLERADLSKIEKELSMGNHAKLDNSADYLILGSITEFGRKETSDVGIFSRVKKQEAFAKVHIRIVDVSTGLIIYSEEGKGTSFSEAGTVMGVGGKAGYNGQLNDKAIDAAISDLTSNIIENMLDKPWKGYILGYEDGSLIVSGGKSQNIKIGDKFDIYKEGKKVKNPQTNMMMSLPGKKIATIEIEATIGDTLDTEVSLATIVTGNLKAYIESNNYSKLYIQIGVK
- a CDS encoding DUF4810 domain-containing protein — protein: MKNNKIIGLLTIVSIGFIISGCGQPKPLYTYGNYSSSYYESKKDVDTDTALELQKSIEYAIENANESRSGRVAPGMYANLGYIYLKGGKTDKAIENFNKEKSIYPESAHFMDRMIKKIELAEGKTDNEK
- a CDS encoding GNA1162 family protein translates to MKNKLTILLTSIVSILIFTGCGATYVTKGTEFPKMYEQQPRSILILPPMNESTDAEAKDYYMTTTEMPFALMGYYTFPTEMVSDIMKQEGVYDTEILYNMPLDKYYEYFGADTVLFTRIKKWDVSYMILASNLTISIEAKIMSTKTSEELWKYTGTVVVDLSGGDTGGGIVGLITKAILSAVNTATADYVQHAHTANRRIIYTLPAGPYNEMHMKDQSVQLIDQTPGK
- a CDS encoding O-acetylhomoserine aminocarboxypropyltransferase/cysteine synthase family protein translates to MDLQTKALHAGYEKDSQGTMAVPIYMTTAYEFRDVEHAANLFALKELGNIYTRLNNPTTDVFEKRFAELEGGEAAIATASGMSAIFYAIANSAEAGDNIVCARQLYGGSLTLNSHTLKRFGIESRFFDVQNPSEIEALIDDKTKVIFFESLTNPSIDVADIEAITTIANKHGILTVVDNTVATPVLCRPFEFGADISVHSTSKYTTGQGLAIGGILVERKGLLEKLKANPRYPQFNEPDPSYHGLVYVDVPLPAFTLRTRLSLLRDIGAVPSPFNSWLFIQGTETLSLRMKEHSANALALAEFLEAHPKVNKVNYPGLKSNSNYANAQKHFDNGACSGLLSFEVDSLEIATKIVDATELYSLVVNIGDSKSIITHPASTTHQQLNEEELKACGVPSGLIRISAGLESIKDLIADIKQALEA
- the metX gene encoding homoserine O-acetyltransferase MetX gives rise to the protein MPLNLQIHTEHFTNPLYLESGRILEPYDIVYETYGEINDDKSNVVVVCHALTGSHHAAGIYENETKAGWWDGFIGSGKAIDTDKYFVICSNVIGSCFGSTGPMSMQHPQHEHYRYKFPVVTIKDMVKAQRILFDRLDIHRVHAVVGGSMGGMQALAFAVHYPNFSNKIIALAATHATQPWAIAFNKVAQESILKDPDFKQGYYDPEVIKEQGLSGMAVGRMAGHISFLSPESMATKFGREYKRTDGLYELFGKFQVESYLEYNGYNFTKWFDPLAYLYITKAINIFDLARGFDSLEEALKKVTSSMHLISFRDDLLFKNIEMKKIADTLSEIGNNNYNYIDIDSGYGHDAFLVELEKFEKYVKDALDG
- the xseB gene encoding exodeoxyribonuclease VII small subunit — translated: MAKTPDFETKLTSAKKTLENLMKPDITLQNSVKEYEKGIKELNDAQKILETAVIKINEIKNN
- a CDS encoding carbon-nitrogen hydrolase family protein, with the protein product MRCAVLQLSAQGMSSTKLYNYIRIAHTKNVKVLLLGEYILNPFFKELQNMSISMIKEQAEHQIKILKELSSTYNMTIVAPLVIVKKKKVYKTVAKFAPSSTAYYQQQILINYSHWNEEKFFSNSIDVIKSPLVFKVDGFKFAIISGFEIHFDEIFAQISQKNVDAILLPSISTFDSFERWKTLILSRAFTNNCYILRANRIGEYTQEEFSWKFYGDSILASPNGELLSHLGNKEELMLVEMSHSEVVQTRRTWGFKDIIKRRES
- a CDS encoding dual specificity protein phosphatase family protein: MKKIFKISLILVVILATFYVYHVHFDYRFEVISKDKVYKSGLIKPEKLEGYLVKYNIKTVIDLMDPGVQDALNPAKQKNIDEEDNAINQINQKNNLNIKHVNIPSGQVPNKKTLTKFFEVLDNKDNYPILIHCYHGTGRAQIYSALYRVEYENWNTEDARQKTRFMVEGFGYRSSFSKGKVKGDFLIEYKPRKEGILSTINTLQK